A genome region from Cucumis sativus cultivar 9930 chromosome 4, Cucumber_9930_V3, whole genome shotgun sequence includes the following:
- the LOC101221535 gene encoding CST complex subunit CTC1 isoform X3 — protein MENVKVLTISDLIQCRLPLTGTYNFHQSSSFNSLPTELLQSNPRPVPSNSSSPAESNPNPEVLTSLKYPTILIGTLTLPFDAPRSSILKPFCSCPTNNCFQFTDGSGTVCCDILDIDIRMFGKEIRVLSWNFIPLRSAGGFLEIIKWEFLSPSWVLRQCSDVDPVLLDIGTFSTPTDKLKVRHCVCGLLQSVGPITIVPCTLGQRNLQINGKSDSSAVSKKLRGFMAHIMICECRSCTSKEPMSLPDNSVRELNTHSFVNPTIVYLCGSASSWHPVLSKFVGLGFINFWGLKKKLVSIGKAESCLMYVTSEKSSLHLSRLSRTRLPCKKSVIKGKGECGSYTGIIKGVYMQGMLVELDNEVWVLLTDHFLSPPHSIRVGAIISVRNAHFVNPRFPWSKLLLLGTCAKTSIFVQLFSPLETKCHVLSQSRSMLGKFIPTLPFSTRLWVLFLISSFRKMFAGNLSEKEILGSKHNEGLVQMYAKLHLPMSMYRYQHGSMMKLYEHDSCGCASEPCNINLETVVPVSVLIFYCNSTCMRTMSLKNEKVVQYEYNQLDHFRLLPRGGKSSHDTPRKIYRSEDIGFVLVGSLKISTYSGRLQLVDATGGIDVMVPDLPSTWNVNGIYEVSKYIVVIEGIPQMEKYLINQSFSCRRFFQSVSSERDLSTTIYVYFQYRNASCKKLPSYSCNDNASDLVIFESGTYDLLEVTHKFPMSQKFQGKHLAPNTSSMFVEAVLHPWNLFLTESEKKYSTKVSLKQQREDAGTANDPKDVNKRLKIDDPSRRVEGSSIACDSDQSSCGFSGCCACYKVPNEEQKCCNLSLHRISCIATIRSSDHRSQYIGFLQNTRTEPNSGGGSRLSAQKILLEIRPENFSKYQFLQIGSFYITKRNNNHSLFNMEESNCVNSQKFLITSCTQLWCISFTFGNDILHGTESNNTQFSDFPICDGGVISGDQIDLHCRSLSDIYLHLPANAKDSLVFDLEKQEENSTKLVIKPEEAGKPCYRDGISSDMQTSGFHGTDCLFPEGNLSSVKGHVVAVHDLHQSCIDSNLECQSIKGGLCRFPVGGKSTCIHLLMEDQIVKIFGYLKNHALPVGFGPGGSKEIDVDSAIFHRYQFF, from the exons ATGGAGAATGTCAAAGTTCTCACCATTTCCGACCTAATCCAGTGCCGTCTTCCTCTAACCGGAACTTACAATTTTCATCAATCTTCTTCATTCAATTCACTCCCAACAGAATTGCTTCAATCAAATCCAAGACCAGTTCCATCTAACTCCTCATCTCCTGCCGAATCCAATCCCAACCCTGAAGTTCTTACTTCTCTTAAATATCCCACCATCCTCATTGGAACCCTAACTCTCCCTTTCGATGCTCCTCGGTCGTCCATCTTAAAGCCTTTCTGTTCATGCCCCACCAACAATTGCTTCCAGTTCACTGATGGTTCCGGTACTGTTTGCTGTGATATACTTGATATCGACATTCGAATGTTCGGGAAAGAGATTCGGGTCTTATCTTGGAATTTCATTCCGTTGAGAAGCGCTGGTGGTTTCTTGGAAATTATTAAATGGGAATTTCTTTCCCCAAGCTGGGTACTTCGTCAATGCTCCGATGTCGATCCAGTTCTCTTGGATATAGGTACTTTCTCTACGCCTACCGATAAGTTGAAGGTTCGGCACTGTGTTTGTGGTTTATTACAGTCGGTTGGTCCAATTACTATTGTTCCGTGCACATTAGGACAGAGGAATTTACAGATCAACGGGAAGTCTGATTCTTCTGCGGTCTCGAAAAAACTTCGAGGGTTTATGGCTCATATAATGATCTGCGAGTGTCGGTCATGTACTTCTAAGGAACCAATGAGTTTACCCGACAATTCAGTTCGAGAACTTAATACTCATTCATTTGTTAATCCAACAATTGTGTATCTTTGCGGTTCAGCGTCGTCTTGGCATCCTGTCCTATCGAAATTtgtgggtttagggtttataaatttttggggtttgaaaaagaagttgGTTTCCATTGGTAAGGCAGAGTCCTGTTTGATGTATGTCACCTCGGAGAAATCCTCTCTCCATTTATCTAGGTTATCTCGTACAAGGCTTCCATGCAAGAAAAGTGTCATCAAGGGGAAGGGAGAATGTGGATCATACACTGGTATAATTAAAGGAGTATATATGCAAGGAATGCTTGTTGAGCTCGACAACGAGGTCTGGGTTTTGTTGACcgatcattttctttctccacCTCATAGCATTAGGGTGGGCGCCATT ATATCGGTTCGGAATGCACACTTTGTGAATCCTAGATTTCCTTGGTCAAAATTGCTTTTACTTGGTACTTGCGCCAAAACTAGCATCTTTGTGCAGCTATTTTCTCCATTGGAAACCAA ATGTCACGTCCTTTCTCAGTCAAGATCTATGTTGGGGAAGTTTATCCCCACCTTACCCTTTTCGACTAGATTATG GGTattgtttcttatttcatcTTTCCGAAAGATGTTTGCTGGGAATTTATCTGAAAAAGAGATTTTGGGATCAAAACAT AATGAAGGACTGGTTCAAATGTATGCAAAATTGCATTTACCTATGTCAATGTATCGATATCAA CATGGATCAATGATGAAACTGTATGAGCATGATTCATGTGGCTGTGCCAGTGAACCATGCAACATTAACCTTGAAACT GTGGTCCCTGTCTctgttctaattttttattgtaattctACATGTATGAGAACCATgagtttgaaaaatgaaaaagttgttCAGTATGAATACAACCAGCTTGACCACTTCAGACTTCTACCACGTGGAGGTAAATCTTCTCATGATACACCCAGGAAAATTTATCGTAGCGAAGACATTGGCTTTGTTTTGGTTGGTAGTTTGAAG ATTTCCACGTATTCTGGAAGATTGCAATTGGTTGATGCAACTGGAGGTATTGATGTTATGGTACCAGATCTTCCGTCAACTTGGAACGTAAATGGCATATATGAG GTATCAAAGTATATTGTGGTCATTGAAGGCATTCCACAAATGGAGAAGTATTTGATCAATCAGTCATTCTCATGCCGGAGATTTTTTCAGAGCGTCTCATCAGAAAGAGATCTTAGCACAacaatttatgtttattttcagTACAGAAACGCATCGTGCAAAAAACTTCCTTCATATTCTTGCAATGACAATGCATCTGATCTTGTGATATTCGAAAGTGGAACTTATGATTTGCTAGAAGTAACACACAAGTTTCCCATGTCACAAAAG TTTCAAGGCAAACATTTGGCACCAAACACGTCAAGCATGTTCGTTGAGGCTGTCCTCCATCCTTGGAATTTATTTCTCACCgaaagtgagaaaaaatattcaacaaaGGTTTCATTGAAGCAGCAGAGGGAAGATGCTGGAACTGCAAATGATCCGAAAGATGTTAATAAGAGACTTAAAATTGATGATCCATCAAGGAGGGTAGAAGGTTCAAGTATAGCATGTGACTCTGACCAGTCTAGCTGTGGGTTTAGTGGTTGTTGCGCTTGTTACAAAGTACCTAATGAGGAACAGAAATGCTGCAACTTGAGTCTTCACAGAATTTCTTGTATTGCTACTATTAGGAGTTCAGATCATAGAAGCCAGTACATAGGATTCTTGCAGAACACAAGAACTGAACCAAATAGTGGTGGGGGTTCCAGATTAAGTGCTCAAAAGATTTTGTTAGAGATTCGGCCTGAAAACTTTTCTAAATATCAG TTCCTGCAGATTGGTAGTTTCTACATCACAAAACGTAATAACAATCATTCTCTGTTCAACATGGAGGAAAGCAATTGTGTCAACAGCCAAAAATTTCTTATAACTTCATGTACTCAATTATGGTGCATCTCATTCACTTTTGGTAATGATATTCTCCATGGTACTGAATCAAACAACACTCAGTTCAGTGACTTTCCCATCTGTGATGGTGGAGTGATCTCAGGAGATCAGATTGATTTGCACTGCAGATCCCTTTCAGATATCTATCTTCATCTTCCCGCAAATGCAAAAGATAGTTTGGTGTTTGATCTTGAAAAACAGGaagaaaattcaaccaaactAGTTATAAAACCTGAAGAGGCCGGCAAACCCTGTTATAGAGATGGGATATCATCAGATATGCAAACCTCTGGTTTCCATGGAACTGACTGTCTCTTTCCTGAAGGAAACTTATCATCCGTAAAAGGTCATGTGGTTGCAGTTCACGATCTTCATCAAAGTTGCATTGATTCTAATTTAGAATGTCAAAGTATTAAAGGTGGCCTGTGCAGATTCCCTGTGGGTGGGAAAAGCACTTGCATTCATCTTCTGATGGAGGACCAAATT GTAAAAATTTTTGGTTATCTGAAGAATCATGCTTTACCTGTTGGATTTGGACCTGGT GGATCTAAGGAGATTGATGTTGACTCCGCTATCTTTCATAGATATCAATTCTTTTAG